A region from the Cannabis sativa cultivar Pink pepper isolate KNU-18-1 chromosome 9, ASM2916894v1, whole genome shotgun sequence genome encodes:
- the LOC115722476 gene encoding high mobility group B protein 15 isoform X2 codes for MASTSSGNKINTSLPLIVREDVVRYEDVAVDQKLFMDTLEKLHSSNGTKFMIPVIGGKDLDLHKLFLEVTSRGGIDKISNDRRWKEVTAVFNFPSTATNASFVLRKYYNSLLRNYEQIYYFNAKSTPFCGAQRAESQSPKFQIPMFQQARSNEAEFSEARTPSSSAFSNVTGVIDGKFESGYLVSVVIGSKRLKGVLYESPHNPSPMQIPRRVVNQPTSNKNDNAAESVVPVVRRRRRRKKCEIKRRDPAHPKPNRSGYNFFFAEQHAKLKPLHPGKDREISRMIGESWNKLNETEKAVYQEKAVKDKERYRREMEGYRERLRTGQVISHAIPLQQRFPEPRATITTTAAAAASTVEVNANINDETECGESQTLGNESCSSKSDSEVDVEEFQEIVMDTNSNIIGIGKITHDHDHGHDHDELKNTHDDDKAAEIKDLNFGLKEKET; via the exons ATGGCATCAACTTCTAGTGGTAACAAAATAAATACTTCTTTGCCTTTGATTGTTAGAGAAGATGTTGTTAGGTATGAAGATGTTGCAGTTGATCAAAAACTCTTTATGGATACTTTGGAGAAACTTCATTCCTCTAATGGAACTAAGTTCAT GATTCCAGTCATAGGTGGGAAAGATCTTGATCTGCATAAACTTTTTCTCGAGGTAACTTCGCGAGGCGGTATTGACAAG ATTAGTAATGACAGAAGATGGAAAGAAGTAACTGCGGTTTTCAACTTTCCCTCCACAGCTACAAACGCTTCATTCGTGCTGCGAAAGTACTACAATTCACTGCTACGAAACTATGAACAAATTTACTACTTCAATGCAAAATCAACTCCTTTCTGTGGTG CTCAACGTGCAGAATCACAATCACCAAAATTCCAAATTCCTATGTTCCAGCAAGCGCGTTCAAATGAGGCCGAATTTTCTGAAG CAAGAACACCATCCTCATCAGCTTTTTCTAATGTAACCGGTGTCATTGATGGTAAGTTCGAAAGTGGATATCTTGTATCCGTTGTCATAGGCTCCAAGCGTCTAAAAGGCGTGCTCTACGAGTCTCCACACAATCCATCTCCAATGCAAATACCACGACGAGTAGTAAATCAACCAACATCCAACAAAAATGACAATGCAGCTGAATCTGTTGTGCCTGTTGTTCGCCGACGTAGACGCAGGAAGAAATGTGAGATCAAAAGGAGGGATCCCGCTCATCCAAAACCGAACAGAAGTGGTTACAATTTCTTCTTTGCAGAACAGCACGCGAAATTGAAACCACTTCACCCCGGTAAAGACAGAGAGATTAGTAGAATGATTGGCGAATCATGGAACAAGTTAAATGAAACCGAGAAAGCT GTGTATCAAGAGAAAGCTGTGAAAGACAAGGAAAGATATAGAAGAGAAATGGAAGGTTATAGGGAAAGATTAAGAACAGGTCAAGTGATCAGTCATGCAATTCCTCTTCAACAACGATTCCCCGAGCCTCGTGCTACTATCACTActactgctgctgctgctgctagTACTGTGGAAGTAAATGCAAATATTAATGATGAGACTGAGTGTGGAGAGTCTCAAACTTTAGGGAATGAGAGTTGTTCAAGTAAAAGTGATTCTGAAGTTGATGTAGAAGAATTTCAAGAGATAGTAATGGATACTAATTCTAATATCATTGGCATTGGGAAGATTACTCATGATCATGATCATGGTCATGATCATGATGAGCTGAAGAATACTCATGATGATGACAAAGCTGCTGAGATTAAAGATCTAAACTTTGGACTCAAAGAGAAGGAGACATAG
- the LOC115722476 gene encoding high mobility group B protein 15 isoform X1 yields MASTSSGNKINTSLPLIVREDVVRYEDVAVDQKLFMDTLEKLHSSNGTKFMIPVIGGKDLDLHKLFLEVTSRGGIDKISNDRRWKEVTAVFNFPSTATNASFVLRKYYNSLLRNYEQIYYFNAKSTPFCGDTKHISSIMPVSAQRAESQSPKFQIPMFQQARSNEAEFSEARTPSSSAFSNVTGVIDGKFESGYLVSVVIGSKRLKGVLYESPHNPSPMQIPRRVVNQPTSNKNDNAAESVVPVVRRRRRRKKCEIKRRDPAHPKPNRSGYNFFFAEQHAKLKPLHPGKDREISRMIGESWNKLNETEKAVYQEKAVKDKERYRREMEGYRERLRTGQVISHAIPLQQRFPEPRATITTTAAAAASTVEVNANINDETECGESQTLGNESCSSKSDSEVDVEEFQEIVMDTNSNIIGIGKITHDHDHGHDHDELKNTHDDDKAAEIKDLNFGLKEKET; encoded by the exons ATGGCATCAACTTCTAGTGGTAACAAAATAAATACTTCTTTGCCTTTGATTGTTAGAGAAGATGTTGTTAGGTATGAAGATGTTGCAGTTGATCAAAAACTCTTTATGGATACTTTGGAGAAACTTCATTCCTCTAATGGAACTAAGTTCAT GATTCCAGTCATAGGTGGGAAAGATCTTGATCTGCATAAACTTTTTCTCGAGGTAACTTCGCGAGGCGGTATTGACAAG ATTAGTAATGACAGAAGATGGAAAGAAGTAACTGCGGTTTTCAACTTTCCCTCCACAGCTACAAACGCTTCATTCGTGCTGCGAAAGTACTACAATTCACTGCTACGAAACTATGAACAAATTTACTACTTCAATGCAAAATCAACTCCTTTCTGTGGTG ATACTAAACATATTTCATCCATAATGCCCGTTTCAGCTCAACGTGCAGAATCACAATCACCAAAATTCCAAATTCCTATGTTCCAGCAAGCGCGTTCAAATGAGGCCGAATTTTCTGAAG CAAGAACACCATCCTCATCAGCTTTTTCTAATGTAACCGGTGTCATTGATGGTAAGTTCGAAAGTGGATATCTTGTATCCGTTGTCATAGGCTCCAAGCGTCTAAAAGGCGTGCTCTACGAGTCTCCACACAATCCATCTCCAATGCAAATACCACGACGAGTAGTAAATCAACCAACATCCAACAAAAATGACAATGCAGCTGAATCTGTTGTGCCTGTTGTTCGCCGACGTAGACGCAGGAAGAAATGTGAGATCAAAAGGAGGGATCCCGCTCATCCAAAACCGAACAGAAGTGGTTACAATTTCTTCTTTGCAGAACAGCACGCGAAATTGAAACCACTTCACCCCGGTAAAGACAGAGAGATTAGTAGAATGATTGGCGAATCATGGAACAAGTTAAATGAAACCGAGAAAGCT GTGTATCAAGAGAAAGCTGTGAAAGACAAGGAAAGATATAGAAGAGAAATGGAAGGTTATAGGGAAAGATTAAGAACAGGTCAAGTGATCAGTCATGCAATTCCTCTTCAACAACGATTCCCCGAGCCTCGTGCTACTATCACTActactgctgctgctgctgctagTACTGTGGAAGTAAATGCAAATATTAATGATGAGACTGAGTGTGGAGAGTCTCAAACTTTAGGGAATGAGAGTTGTTCAAGTAAAAGTGATTCTGAAGTTGATGTAGAAGAATTTCAAGAGATAGTAATGGATACTAATTCTAATATCATTGGCATTGGGAAGATTACTCATGATCATGATCATGGTCATGATCATGATGAGCTGAAGAATACTCATGATGATGACAAAGCTGCTGAGATTAAAGATCTAAACTTTGGACTCAAAGAGAAGGAGACATAG